CGTGACGTGGCTCTACCTCGGGGCGCTGGTGCTGTTGCTCGGGGCGGCTCTCAACGCGGTGCTGGCGGGGCGGACGACCAACCTCGACCCGGACCTGTCAGCCACCGTGGACCGGCACCTTCAAAGCGCGGGGCTGCGACAGGAAGAAGCGACAGAGGACGATGTCTGAGGACGAGCCGCCGGCGGACGACGACCGGCCCGACGAAGGGGAACGTGAGCCTGCCGACAGTGGCGACCAGCCCGACCCGGCAGGCGGCCCGGACGCCTCGCCCGACGGCACCGACCAGCCGTCCGACGACGACCCGGCGCCCGACGCCGCCGGCGACCCGACCGACGTGAGCGAGGCCGAGATCGAGCGGCTCTACGAACGCCTCGCCGAACTCGAGGACGAGGTCGAGGGCCAGCGTGCGAGCAAGGCGTCGGTCGCCGAGTTGCGCGAGGAACTCGAATCCTTCGAGGACGACGTCGAGTCCCGGACCGTCGACCGCGACGAGGTCGAGTCCGACCTGAAGCGCTACGTCCGGCGCAAGCTCCGGCGCGGCCACGCCCGCGGCTGGGGTCCCTACCTCGTCCTGCTCTACGGGACCGCCATGACCCTCGGGCTGCTCTACGCCCCGAAGATGGACGGCGACTTCTGGGTCGTCTTCGCCATGATCGTCATCTGGCTCTCGGTCCTCGGCCTCTACGTCCTGTTCGTCATCGTCGGCGTCACCTTCAGCGTCCTCGGCGTCCCCGGCCGCCTCCGCGACCGCGTCCAGGAATGGCGGTCGTAGCCGGTGCGACGCTCGGCAGGGACGCCACCCTCGTTCTCACCGTCTTCGCGACGCTCGTCTCGCTGCTCGGCGACCCGTCCCTGCTGCTCGCGCTCGTCACCGGTCTCACAGTACTCGACCGCGAGCGCTGGGTCCCGGTCCTCGCGGTGACCCTCGGCGGCTACGCGCTCACCCTCGGTGTCGAGACGGCACTCGCGGTCCCTGCCCGGACCGCGACAGCGCCGCCGGTCGCGGCCGAGTCCCTGCCGTCGCTCCTCCGACCACTGTACGAGCGCGAGGCCGCGAGCGACGGCTACGCGCTGCCCAGTGGCCACGTCGTCGCCGCGACCGTCGTCTGGCTCCAGCTGGCGTGGCCCGGCGCGGTCGGGACCCGGCCCGGGAAGGACCGACTCCGCGCCGCGCTCGCGGCCCGCCGGGCCCGCATCGGGCTGGCAGCCACGGTCGTCGGCCTCGTCGCCTGGTCGCGGGTGTTCCTCGGCGCACACGTCGCGGTCGACGTGGTCGCGGGCGTGGCGCTCGGGGCGAGCTACCTGCTCGTCGTCGCGGCTGTCTGGCGACGGTACCGTCGGTGACGAACGGCCGCAGGGTGGGTCGGTGGGCTGGCCAGCGAGCAGCCTACGCGACCTCGACCGTCGCCCGCGAAAAAGGACCGCAGTCGGCCACAGGTCTCCTGCGCCTAGAACTTCTCGAGGTACCGGTCGATCTCCCAGTCGGAGACGTCCACGAGGTAGTCCTTGAACTCGGCGCGCTTGGCCTCGATGAACTTCTCGTAGACGTGTTCGCCGAGTGCGTTCGCGATGACCTCGTCCTCCTCGAGGGCGTCGACGGCCTCGCCGAGGTTGGTCGGCAGCGTGTCGATGCCGTACTCCTCGCGCTTCTGCTCGTCGAACTCGTAGATGTTCTCGCGGACCGGGTCCGGGCAGTCGAGGCCCTGCTCGATCCCGTCGAGACCCGCGTGGATGAGCGCGGCGAACGCGAGGTACGGGTTACAGGACGGGTCGGGGAAGCGTGCCTCGATGCGGCTCGCGGCCGGGACGCGGGCGGCCGGCTTCCGGATGAGCGCGGAGCGGTTGCGGTCGGACCACGCCACGTAGACGGGTGCCTCGTAGCCGGGCACCAGGCGCTTGTAGGAGTTCACGGTCGGGTTCGAGACCGCCGTGATGGCCGGCGCGTGCTCGAGGATACCCGCGGTGAACTGCTTGGCCGTCTCGCTCAGGTTGAACTCGTCGTCGTCGTCGTGGAACGCGTTCTCGCCGTTCTGGAACAGCGAGATGTGCGTGTGCATGCCCGACCCGTTGATGCGCGGGATGGGCTTGGGCATGAACGTCGCGTGCAGGTCGTGCTCGGCCGCGATGGCACGGACGACGGAGCGGAACGTCGCGACGTTGTCGGCCGTCGACAGCGCGTCGTCGTAGGTGAAGTTGATCTCGTGCTGGCCCTCGGCGACCTCGTGGTGGGAGGCTTCGATGTCGAAGCCCATGGACTCGAGGCCGTAGATGATGTCACGGCGCACGTCCGAGGCGAGGTCCTTCGGCGCGAGGTCGAAGTAGCCACCGGCGTCGTTGGTCTTCGTCGTCGCACGCCCCTCCTCGTCCTCCTCGAACAGGAAGAACTCCGGCTCGGGCGCGGCGTTGATCTCGTAGCCCATCTCGTCCGCGCGGTCGATGGCGCGCTTGAGGACGCCACGCGGGTCGCCCGGGAACGGCTCGCCGGTCGAGGTGTCCATCACGTCACAGATGAGACGTGCGGCCGCGCTCTCCTCGGTCTTGCGCCACGGCAGGACGGCGAACGTCGTCGGGTCCGGCTCCAGGCGCATGTCGGACTCCTGGATGCGGACGAAGCCGTCGATGGACGACCCGTCGAAGTAGATGCCCTCGGTGAACGCCTTCTCGGCCTGACTGGCCGGGACGGAGACGTTCTTGACGGTCCCGAGGATGTCGGTGAACTGCAGGCGCAGGAAGTCCACGTTCTGTTCTTCGATCTGCTCGATGACCGCTTCCTCTTCTGCAGACAGGTTTCCGCTTGTCATCTTTCTGGTCGAGTAATCCAACTATCCCCACTACAAAAACCCTACTGTTATACGCAATTCTGCCCTCACCACACCCGAAGTGGATATTCGTAAAATTCTAATGGCTGGAGACGGAGGTTGGACGTAATGACGTACGAAAATCTCGACGCGAAGTTGGTGAATGCACTTCTGGACAACGGCGACGCGAGTCTTCGCAGTCTGGCAGAACAACTCGACGTGTCCGTGACGACCGTCTCGAACCACGTCTCCGCGCTGGAGGACGAAGGGGTCATCCGCGGGTACACGCCGAAGATCGACTACGACCAGCTCGGCTACGACGTCACCGCCGTCGTCCAGCTCAAGGTCGAGGGGAGCGCCCTGCCCGACGTGACCGAACGCCTCCGCGAGGAGAAGCAGATGGTGTCGGTGTACGAGGTCACCGGCGACTACGACGTCATCGCCATCGGGAAGTTCGAGGACACCGACGGCATGAACACCCAGATCAAGCGCCTGCTCACCGACCCGGAGATCAAGGAGTCGAACACCTCGGTCGTCCTGAACCCGGTCTGCGAGAACGAGCAGTTCGAACTCGACATCGAGTAACGCACCACCCACGAGCACGAGCGCCCGCGGTGGCCAGCGACGGCGACACCGTCGCGGCAGCGACATCGTCGGCGCCCAGATACTCCACGTCGGTGAGGCGTCTCGATAGCCCAAGAAAACCATTTTCGCGGCCGTGGTGTATGCTAGCTCGAATCGTTCGCCCGAACGACCCGCCACACCACAGCCATGTCAGTCATCGCCCGATTCGAGATACTGCCCGTCGGAGAACAGCACATGTCCGAGTCCATCGCCCGCGCGCTCGACGCGCTGGACGACCTCGGCGTCACCTACGAGACGACCGCGATGGACACCATCGTCGAGGCCGAGACCGCGGCCGAGGCCTTCGCCGCCGTCCAGGCCGCCCACGAGGCGGCCGGCGACGGCCGCATCGTCACCTCGTTCGAGCTCGACGACGACCCGGAACGCGAACTGCACGCCGCCGACCGCGTCTCGGCTGTCGAGAAGGCACGCGAGCACTCCGCGGACGCGGCGAAGCCGTAAGGGGAACGAAGAGCAGGAGCTGTGCGACCTGCGCAGCAGAAAACGGTTCTTCGACCGAATACGGCTTCGGGAGCGGTTCGGGGGGTGAAGTTATGGAAGTTCTTCTACGCCGAACTTCACATAGCCTTGGCCGAGGAAACCTCGGCCGTGCGATGAGATTTCTCGTTCCTCGAAATCTACATCGGCTTCGTCAGACTCCGTCTGACGGCCTATGAAAATCGGTCTTCGCCCGATTTTACATAGCGCCGCCCATGCCGCCCATACCGCCCATGCCGCCAGCACCGCCGGGGCCACCTTCGTCGTCGCCCTTGTCGGTGCTCAGGTCACCGGCGGAGATGATGTCGTCGATCTTGAGGACGAGGTTCGCGGCCTCGGTGGCAGACGTGTACGCCTGCTCCTTGGAGTGGGCCGGCTCGACGACGCCAGCGTCGAAGGTGTCCTCGATCTGGCCGGAGAAGACGTTCAGACCGGCGCGCTTGTTGCCGCTCTCGTGCTCGGAGCGGAGGTTGACGAGGATGTCGATGGAGTCGAGACCGGCGTTCTCGGCGAGGACGCGCGGCACGAGTTCCAGCGAGTCGGCGAACGCCTCGACGGCGAGCTGCTCGCGACCCTCGACGGAGTCGGCGTAGTCGCGGAGGCGCGAGGCGACCTCGACCTCGATGGCGCCGCCACCGGCGACGACGCGGCCGTCGGAGACGGTCTGGGCGACGACGTCGAGGGCGTCGGTGACGCCGCGCTCGAGCTCGTCGACGACGTGGTCGGTGGAGCCACGGAGGGTGAGCGTGACGCCGTGGGCGTTCTCGGCACCCTCGACGTAGAACAGCTCGTCCTCGGCGTCGCGGCTGATGGAGCCAGCGCCGAGGTCGGAGGCGTCGAAGTCGTCGAGGTCGGAGACGACGGACGCGCCGAGGATCTCACGCAGGAACCGGACGTCGGACTTCTTCACGCGGCGGACGGCGAGGATGCCCTCCTTCGCGAGGTAGTGCTGGGCGAGGTCGTCGATGCCCTTCTGGCAGAAGACGACGTCGGCACCGGAGTCGACGATGGACTGGACCTTGTCCTTGAGCTGCTTCTCCTCCTGGTCGAGGAACTGCTGGAGCTGGCTCGGGTCGGTGACGTTGACCTCGGTGTCGACGTTGGCCTCCTCGACCTCGATGGCCTCGTTGAGGAGGAGGATCTTCGCGTCGTCGACCGACTTCGGCATGTCGTCGTGGACCGGGTCCTTGTCGATGACCGCGCCCTTCAGGAGCTCGGAGGCGGAGGCGGGCTGGCCGGTCTGGGTCTCGATCTTGAGGTACTCCATGTCGACCTGCCCCTCGACGGTGACGGACTGGACGGCCTCGACGATGAGCTCTGCGAGGTGCTCCTTGTCGAGTTCGGCGCCCTTGCCCGTCATGGAGGTCTCGGCGACCTTGCGCAGGAGCTCCTCGTCGTCGGCGTCGACGTTCTCCGCGATGTCGTCGACCTCTTCGCGAGCCTGCTTGCTCGCGAGGTGGAAGCCCTTGATGATGGCGCTCGGGTGGATGTCCTGCTCGAGGAGGTCCTCGGCGTTCTTCAGGAGTTCGCCCGCGATGGCGACGGCGGTCGTCGTGCCGTCACCGGCCTCGTCCTCCTGCGTCTCGGCGACCTCGATGATCATCTCGGCCGTCGGGTTGTCGATGTCCATCTCCTTCAGGATGGTTACGCCGTCGTTCGTGATGGTGACGTCACCCATCGAGTCGACGAGCATCTTGTCCATCCCTTTCGGGCCGAGTGTGGAACGCACGGCCTCGGCGACTGCGCGAGCCGCCTGGATGTTGTACTCCTGCGCGTCACGGTCCTTGACGCGCTGGGACTCCTCGGACATCACGATCATCGGCTGACCTTGCTGCATTCGCTGGCTCATGTACAGACGAGGCATTGATTGTGCTTCTATATAAAAATTTGGTTCTAGGTCGCAGCCGGTGACACGGACACACCAGCAGACGACACGCATAATCGCAATACAGTGGCACGACACCGCCGGAATCATGCGCATCCGTACCAAACCACGAGCCGGCAATCTGGTCGCCGAACACACGCATTTATATACGACGAATCGACTCCCGTCGGCACCTCGCGGCGACCCCCTTCCTCGCCCCGACCAGCTCAGTTCGCGCCGAGTTCCTCGACCACCGCCGGCGAGTCGTTCGCCGGGTCGTTCACCGCCGTCGACACCGGGTACGCCCGCATCTCGTCGGCCGGGTACGGCTCGCACAGCCCGACCGCCTCGTCGGTGTCACCGTGCAGCCACGTCTCCTCCTCGCCCTCGGGGACGATGACCGCCATCCGGTGGTGCAGGTCGGCGACGAGGTCGTTCGGCTCGGTCGTACAGACCGTGAAGGAGACGATTCGTTTCGTCGCGGGTTCCGCCGCCTCGCCGCCCGCGAAGGCGTCGAGGCCGGTCTGCTGTTCGATGCCCTCCCAGACCGCGTACAGCCCGGCCATCGCGAACGGCGCCTCGTCGGTCAGCGTCACGCGGTAGGGCTGCTTGCCGTCACCCTCCTGTTTCCACTCGTAGAACCCGTCCGCCGGGACGAGACACCGCCCGGCCGTCGCGAGGTCGGCCCCCGGCCCGGCCGAGGCGAACGCGGTCCGGAACATCGGCTTCTCCTGGACGGTCTCCGACCGCGCGTTGATCGGCCGGGGCGCGTCGTCGGGGTCGTCGGTCCACGACGGGACGAACCCCCAGTTCGCCCGGGTCAGCTCGTCGTCGGTGTCGGCCCGGACGACCGGCAGGTCCTGCCGCGGCGCCGCGTTGTACCGCGGCCCGTAGTCGTCGGGGACGGAGACGCCGAAGCGTTCCTGCAACTCGTCGGGCGTCACGAAGAGACTGTAGCGACCACACA
This window of the Haloarchaeobius amylolyticus genome carries:
- a CDS encoding ribonuclease BN codes for the protein MSEDEPPADDDRPDEGEREPADSGDQPDPAGGPDASPDGTDQPSDDDPAPDAAGDPTDVSEAEIERLYERLAELEDEVEGQRASKASVAELREELESFEDDVESRTVDRDEVESDLKRYVRRKLRRGHARGWGPYLVLLYGTAMTLGLLYAPKMDGDFWVVFAMIVIWLSVLGLYVLFVIVGVTFSVLGVPGRLRDRVQEWRS
- a CDS encoding SOS response-associated peptidase — translated: MCGRYSLFVTPDELQERFGVSVPDDYGPRYNAAPRQDLPVVRADTDDELTRANWGFVPSWTDDPDDAPRPINARSETVQEKPMFRTAFASAGPGADLATAGRCLVPADGFYEWKQEGDGKQPYRVTLTDEAPFAMAGLYAVWEGIEQQTGLDAFAGGEAAEPATKRIVSFTVCTTEPNDLVADLHHRMAVIVPEGEEETWLHGDTDEAVGLCEPYPADEMRAYPVSTAVNDPANDSPAVVEELGAN
- a CDS encoding thiamine-binding protein, producing MSVIARFEILPVGEQHMSESIARALDALDDLGVTYETTAMDTIVEAETAAEAFAAVQAAHEAAGDGRIVTSFELDDDPERELHAADRVSAVEKAREHSADAAKP
- the glnA gene encoding type I glutamate--ammonia ligase, yielding MTSGNLSAEEEAVIEQIEEQNVDFLRLQFTDILGTVKNVSVPASQAEKAFTEGIYFDGSSIDGFVRIQESDMRLEPDPTTFAVLPWRKTEESAAARLICDVMDTSTGEPFPGDPRGVLKRAIDRADEMGYEINAAPEPEFFLFEEDEEGRATTKTNDAGGYFDLAPKDLASDVRRDIIYGLESMGFDIEASHHEVAEGQHEINFTYDDALSTADNVATFRSVVRAIAAEHDLHATFMPKPIPRINGSGMHTHISLFQNGENAFHDDDDEFNLSETAKQFTAGILEHAPAITAVSNPTVNSYKRLVPGYEAPVYVAWSDRNRSALIRKPAARVPAASRIEARFPDPSCNPYLAFAALIHAGLDGIEQGLDCPDPVRENIYEFDEQKREEYGIDTLPTNLGEAVDALEEDEVIANALGEHVYEKFIEAKRAEFKDYLVDVSDWEIDRYLEKF
- a CDS encoding phosphatase PAP2 family protein, translated to MAVVAGATLGRDATLVLTVFATLVSLLGDPSLLLALVTGLTVLDRERWVPVLAVTLGGYALTLGVETALAVPARTATAPPVAAESLPSLLRPLYEREAASDGYALPSGHVVAATVVWLQLAWPGAVGTRPGKDRLRAALAARRARIGLAATVVGLVAWSRVFLGAHVAVDVVAGVALGASYLLVVAAVWRRYRR
- the lrp gene encoding HTH-type transcriptional regulator Lrp; translated protein: MTYENLDAKLVNALLDNGDASLRSLAEQLDVSVTTVSNHVSALEDEGVIRGYTPKIDYDQLGYDVTAVVQLKVEGSALPDVTERLREEKQMVSVYEVTGDYDVIAIGKFEDTDGMNTQIKRLLTDPEIKESNTSVVLNPVCENEQFELDIE
- the thsB gene encoding thermosome subunit beta, translated to MQQGQPMIVMSEESQRVKDRDAQEYNIQAARAVAEAVRSTLGPKGMDKMLVDSMGDVTITNDGVTILKEMDIDNPTAEMIIEVAETQEDEAGDGTTTAVAIAGELLKNAEDLLEQDIHPSAIIKGFHLASKQAREEVDDIAENVDADDEELLRKVAETSMTGKGAELDKEHLAELIVEAVQSVTVEGQVDMEYLKIETQTGQPASASELLKGAVIDKDPVHDDMPKSVDDAKILLLNEAIEVEEANVDTEVNVTDPSQLQQFLDQEEKQLKDKVQSIVDSGADVVFCQKGIDDLAQHYLAKEGILAVRRVKKSDVRFLREILGASVVSDLDDFDASDLGAGSISRDAEDELFYVEGAENAHGVTLTLRGSTDHVVDELERGVTDALDVVAQTVSDGRVVAGGGAIEVEVASRLRDYADSVEGREQLAVEAFADSLELVPRVLAENAGLDSIDILVNLRSEHESGNKRAGLNVFSGQIEDTFDAGVVEPAHSKEQAYTSATEAANLVLKIDDIISAGDLSTDKGDDEGGPGGAGGMGGMGGMGGAM